Proteins co-encoded in one Pocillopora verrucosa isolate sample1 chromosome 1, ASM3666991v2, whole genome shotgun sequence genomic window:
- the LOC131773506 gene encoding phospholipase A2 inhibitor-like, whose product MSVTKKTMFVFIFLLAVETVRSNYLASNTTIDCPEPCECKSVEVNCRGKQLKSFPWKLPATTTILDLSDNHLEELPSDLLANLSNLQELILNKNKLKDLPPTLFDRNPHLNILDLSDNHLEELPSDLLANLSNLQILYVELRLPTSLQL is encoded by the exons ATGTCTGTCACAAAGAAAACCATGTtcgtgtttatttttttattgg CTGTTGAAACCGTAAGAAGCAATTATTTGGCATCAAATACTACAATTGATTGTCCAGAACCCTGTGAATGCAAGTCAGTGGAAGTTAACTGCAGGGGAAAACAACTTAAATCATTTCCATGGAAACTGCCAGCTACAACGACAATCTT AGACCTGAGTGATAACCATTTGGAGGAGCTACCATCTGACTTGCTTGCCAACCTCAGCAATCTTCAAGAATT gatattaaacaaaaacaagctgaAAGACCTTCCTCCAACCCTATTTGATCGCAATCCACATTTGAATATCCT AGACCTGAGTGATAACCATTTGGAGGAGCTACCATCTGACTTGCTTGCCAACCTCAGCAATCTTCAAATATTGTACGTTGAATTACGTTTGCCAACTTCATTACAgttgtga